CGAACTCGATCAGGTGCGTGACATAGGAGTGCCGCAGACAGTGCAACGTCAGATCAGCCGACAGTCCAGCACCGTGCCGCAGGAAGGCGAATCGGCGGTCCATCGTCTTCGTTGCGACACGCTGGCGGCGCTCGGTCAGCCACAGCTCGCCCCGTCCGCCGGGCGCCAGCAGCGGTCGTGCTTCTTCGACCCACTGCCGCAGGCCGTCGATGACCCAGTCGAACTCCGGCACAGCCAGCACCGTGCGCCGCCGCGGCGCGCTGCCCCTGCTCGACTTGCCGTAGCGCACGTGAAGCGCGCCGTAGGTCCCCCACTGGGGCATCGACGCGTTGGGGCGCAGATCGGCGACGTCGAGGAAGCACAGCTCGCGACGACGCAGCCCGAACGCGTAGGCGGTCTTGATCATTTGTGCGTCCCGCAACGCCGCCAGCGCGCCCTTTCGGCCCGACCTGGCGATCCGATCGACCCGCTCGTCGAGGTAGTCGAACAGCGTCTGGAGCTCGTCGTAGGTGAACGGACGCCGCTCGGGACGGCCCTCGTACTCGACCAGGTGCACGGCGGTGTTGAAGTCGTGGCAGACCTGCGAAGGGATCTCACCGAACCGCGTCTCGCACTGGCTGACCCAGTCGTAGCGGCCATCAAGCAGGTAGTCGCAGAACAACTTCAAGCTCAGATGGTGCCCACGGATCGTGGACGGCGCGAGCCGTCCGTCGCCACTCATCAACGACATCGTGAAGTCCTCGACATCGCCGGCGGTCCACCGCCACGGATGCGAGCCGGCAAACGCCGTGAACCGCCGCACGAGCGCCACCCGTGCAGCCACCGTCGCATCCCCCAACAGCCTTGACTTCTGCTGCCGTGCCCAGCCGTCCACCATCGCGTCAAAGACCGCCTCAGGCTCGTCGAGGTGGACCACACCGGCCGCCAACGACAGCGGAACAGCGCCCGGAACGTCCACCGACACACCTCCAGTCCGTAAACTTAAATGCGACATTGACAACCGGAAGTTACCACGCCGATCCGATGTCGGCCGCCACCAGCGAGAACGCCGCACGCCATCCACAGGCCCCCCAAGAACCCGCCCCTCCGTGCGCGTTGATCCGGTCAACCTGGAGTGGATACGCGGCTCTTCCCCTCGATCTGCACACCGTGTGAGGAGCAGGAAGGGGTCAGGGAGAAGGGCGGAGCGGGTTCGGGAGGGCGATGGCCGGTGAAGGGAAAGGAGTACCTGACGGAGGAGAGCGCGGAAGTGGGCAGGAGAGAAGGGGCAAAGTCGGCGTATCCTGATGAGAGCGTCGCCATCCAGTCCGATCGAGCGCGAGTCCCCTTCGAGTAGAGCCCGTGCCGGACAATGTCCGGCACCGTTCACCTGTGATGACGAGCAACTAGTCGAACACCGTTGTTCGACCGAACCCCTTGGGGATACCAGCTGACCTGCGCGCAAAGGGCAGGCATCCCCTGCCGCAGGCAAGCAGGCATCCACGGAATCGGGAGACCCTGCTGGCGCATCATGGAGGGCATGTCCGATCACCGGAGCGTGGTCTTGGTGACCGAGAGAGCCAACCTGTCACCAAGGCCGCAGCGAAGTACCCAATTGGCCGGGTTGTCCTGCGGTCCCGGTGAATCACCGGAGCCAGGTAGCCCCTGGGGCTCCGGCGGGATGGCTACGCCTGACGGTGCCGCGCGGCCCCCGGCACCATAGGGCTCCCCGGTGCCGCCGCGTCGGCGGCACCGTTCTCTCCACCCAAACTCGCGGGCACAGCCAAGAGCGCAGCGCAAGATGAGAGCCCGAGACCGGTGGTCACTCCCCCACGGTCCGCCTCGAAGCGGACGAGGTCAAGGTCCGCCATGGGTCGGCGACCGAGTTCAACACTCATCGTTCATCCTCGTCACCCTGGCTCGGCGCAAGCGCCTCGAGAATCTCGGCCGTCAGCGGGTTCACCTTCTCGTCGGGCTGGATGTAGTGCTCCTTGGTGATTTTGGACGACGTGTGCCCGAGCATCTCCGCGGCGAGGTCGGGGCCACTCGCACGGTCGAGCACCGTCGCAACGGTGCGGCGGAAGGAGTGGGGAGTCACCCCTTCGATACCCGCCGCATCCATCACTGCTCGGAGCCGACGACGAACGTTGTTGGTCGTCAGCGGGGTGCCGATGCGAGTGAAGAACAGCAGGTGCTCCGGATCCTCGG
The genomic region above belongs to Nocardioides sp. QY071 and contains:
- a CDS encoding tyrosine-type recombinase/integrase, with translation MDVPGAVPLSLAAGVVHLDEPEAVFDAMVDGWARQQKSRLLGDATVAARVALVRRFTAFAGSHPWRWTAGDVEDFTMSLMSGDGRLAPSTIRGHHLSLKLFCDYLLDGRYDWVSQCETRFGEIPSQVCHDFNTAVHLVEYEGRPERRPFTYDELQTLFDYLDERVDRIARSGRKGALAALRDAQMIKTAYAFGLRRRELCFLDVADLRPNASMPQWGTYGALHVRYGKSSRGSAPRRRTVLAVPEFDWVIDGLRQWVEEARPLLAPGGRGELWLTERRQRVATKTMDRRFAFLRHGAGLSADLTLHCLRHSYVTHLIEFGYPERFVTEQVGHSYASTTAIYTSVSNDFKTKTLQAALQRVYRSAEHPEEM